One region of Cheilinus undulatus linkage group 4, ASM1832078v1, whole genome shotgun sequence genomic DNA includes:
- the cxxc4 gene encoding CXXC-type zinc finger protein 4, producing the protein MSNINNALCIENGQNADVSLLQKDNLQDGGLSQLLDYNAEMERYRSFANFYKTNGAFPQTAKIARITTPIFPSARIGMSPWNCDNAMLWGRKSAAINPNRTSMHRNDSQRPGKPGVPPETLQMANNNFLSTLSPEHCRPLAGECMNKLKCGAAEAEIMNLPERVGTFSAIPALGGISLPPGVIVMTALHSPAASAAVTDSAFQIANLADCPQNNSSVSSGNPAKKKRKRCGVCAPCRRLINCGVCSSCRNRKTGHQICKFRKCEELKKKPGSSLERTPVNNGEAFRWFF; encoded by the coding sequence ATGTCTAACATAAACAATGCGCTTTGCATTGAAAACGGACAGAACGCAGACGTGTCTCTCTTACAAAAGGATAATCTCCAGGATGGTGGATTAAGCCAGCTTTTGGATTATAACGCAGAAATGGAAAGGTACAGGTCTTTTGCAAACTTTTATAAAACCAATGGGGCATTTCCACAGACTGCTAAGATTGCCCGCATCACAACGCCCATTTTTCCCAGTGCTAGAATTGGCATGTCCCCGTGGAACTGCGATAACGCCATGCTCTGGGGAAGGAAATCAGCGGCAATAAACCCTAATAGGACCAGCATGCATAGAAATGACTCCCAGAGGCCGGGGAAGCCTGGCGTGCCGCCAGAGACGCTGCAAATGGCAAATAATAATTTCCTCTCTACCTTATCCCCTGAACACTGCAGACCTTTAGCAGGAGAATGCATGAACAAGCTGAAATGCGGCGCTGCTGAAGCAGAGATAATGAATCTCCCAGAACGCGTTGGAACTTTTTCCGCTATCCCGGCTTTAGGGGGCATCTCATTACCTCCCGGGGTCATCGTCATGACAGCCCTTCACTCCCCCGCAGCCTCAGCAGCCGTTACAGACAGTGCGTTTCAAATTGCCAATCTGGCAGACTGCCCACAGAATAATTCCTCGGTATCCAGTGGAAACCCAgcgaagaagaaaaggaaaaggtGTGGGGTCTGTGCACCCTGCAGGCGGCTAATCAACTGTGGTGTCTGCAGCAGTTGTCGGAACCGCAAAACGGGCCACCAGATCTGCAAATTTAGGAAATGTGAGGAGCTGAAGAAGAAGCCAGGCTCGTCGCTGGAG